DNA sequence from the Planctomycetia bacterium genome:
CAATACTTCACGCCGCGTGAACTGATCAAAGGCATCGTCGATTGCGTCCAGCCAACCGCCGACGATTCGGTCTGCGACCCGGCCGCCGGTACCGGCGGCTTCCTGCTCTCAGCTTTCGACTACGTCGCCAAACACCAGGGAAAAACGCTCGACAAGGATCAGAAAAAACACCTCCGTACCAAGTTCGTCAAAGGCTGGGAACTCGTTCCCAACACCGCCCGCCTCTGCATCATGAACCTCTACCTCCACGGCATCGACGCCGACCCCTGCCCGATCAAATCGGGCGTCGACAGCCTGGCGAGCGATCCGGGCGAGCGGTTCAGCGTGGTCCTAACCAATCCACCGTTCGGCAAGAAGAGCAGCATCGCCATCGTCAACGGAGAAGGCGACCTCGAGAAGGAAGATCACACTTACGAGCGGCAGGATTTCTGGACCTCTACCAAGAACAAGCAGCTCAACTTCCTGCAGCACGTCAAAACACTGCTCAAAGTCAACGGCCGCTGCGCGATCGTCGTTCCCGACAACGTGCTATTCGAAGGAGGCGCCGGGGAAACCGTCCGCCGCAACCTCCTCAAGCAATGCGATGTCCACACGCTTTTGCGCCTTCCCACCGGCATCTTCTACGCCCAAGGCGTCAAAGCCAACGTCCTCTTCTTCGACAACAAGCCCGCCCAGGAAAACCCCTGGACGTCGAAGCTTTGGGTCTACGACCTCCGCACGAACATGCACTTCACGCAAAAGACGAACCCGCTCCAGCGCTCCGACCTCGACGAGTTCGTGAAGTGCTACAACCCCGAAAACCGCCACCGTCGCAAAGCCAACTGGGACGAGGAAAAGAAACCGGACGGCCGCTTCCGAGTCTTCGACTACGACGAGCTGATGAAGCGCGACAAAGCCAACCTCGACATCTTCTGGCTGAAAGACAAAAGCCTGGAAGACTCCGACGACCTCCCCGACCCCGACGTCCTAGCCCAAGAAATCGCCGACGACCTCCAGACAGCCCTAGAACAATTCACCGCCATCGCGGAAAAAGTGAAGCAGTAAAGAATGAAGCCGATTTCCGGATAAACGGCCCGATGTCAACCCGCCTTGGTGGAAGCACGTCGAGAACTCGTTGCCGAAATTGCGAAATCTGGAGA
Encoded proteins:
- a CDS encoding N-6 DNA methylase, whose amino-acid sequence is QYFTPRELIKGIVDCVQPTADDSVCDPAAGTGGFLLSAFDYVAKHQGKTLDKDQKKHLRTKFVKGWELVPNTARLCIMNLYLHGIDADPCPIKSGVDSLASDPGERFSVVLTNPPFGKKSSIAIVNGEGDLEKEDHTYERQDFWTSTKNKQLNFLQHVKTLLKVNGRCAIVVPDNVLFEGGAGETVRRNLLKQCDVHTLLRLPTGIFYAQGVKANVLFFDNKPAQENPWTSKLWVYDLRTNMHFTQKTNPLQRSDLDEFVKCYNPENRHRRKANWDEEKKPDGRFRVFDYDELMKRDKANLDIFWLKDKSLEDSDDLPDPDVLAQEIADDLQTALEQFTAIAEKVKQ